The following coding sequences lie in one Crassostrea angulata isolate pt1a10 chromosome 10, ASM2561291v2, whole genome shotgun sequence genomic window:
- the LOC128165979 gene encoding uncharacterized protein LOC128165979: MSEMAMLIAGNRTLNIILELRTSTNVECTIKLIPGAELEEEEDHKLKIPRKASEPPGKQNFDSHVSAVVYTQLKTQVTYVFFLQCGSFLVILVAVCLLSQEVEGWRRARKFFRNVGTVFRRGFGNINRFVSRFKSTLNSSRGPSSKGSSNGDTNSRDGDSASSENKKQKFDPQKTLETVGEVVKGVTNLIGVFQLLGKRSTLKEMSQMNFCEFTAFDLDKNMQVTETEIDRLIQVTGLMELDGIFENLDINKDNTVTIEEFYNSPVIMKICN; encoded by the exons ATGTCTGAAATGGCCATGTTGATTGCAGGCAATCGCACACTGAACATCATATTGGAACTCCGAACAAGCACCAATGTCGAG tGCACAATAAAACTCATCCCAGGAGCGGAGCTAGAGGAGGAGGAGGATCACAAACTGAAGATACCGAGAAAGGCCTCGGAACCTCCCGGCAAACAAAA tTTTGATAGTCATGTTTCCGCCGTAGTTTATACTCAACTCAAGACGCAAGTgacttatgttttttttttgcagtgtGGTAGTTTCCTAGTTATCCTCGTAGCCGTGTGCTTATTATCCCAGGAAGTGGAAGGATGGCGACGAGCACGGAAGTTCTTTAGGAATGTTGGCACAGTTTTCAGACGCGGATTTGGAAATATAAACAGATTTGTATCCAGATTTAAATCAACACTGAATTCTTCGAGAGGACCGTCTTCGAAGGGATCGTCAAATGGGGATACTAATTCCAGAGATGGGGACAGCGCTAGCTCTGAAAAC AAAAAACAAAAGTTTGACCCTCAGAAAACACTTGAAACTGTTGGAGAAGTCGTCAAAGGAGTAACAAATCTCATCGGTGTGTTCCAGCTACTTGGAAAACGATCGACACTAAAG GAGATGTCACAAATGAATTTCTGCGAGTTCACCGCTTTTGACCTTGATAAAAATATGCAAGTCACCGAGACAGAAATTGATAGACTAATACAAGTCACTGGCCTGATGGAACTAGATGGCATATTCGAGAATCTGGATATAAACAAAG ATAATACAGTCACCATTGAAGAGTTCTACAACTCTCCAGtcataatgaaaatttgtaattaG
- the LOC128165359 gene encoding uncharacterized protein LOC128165359 has translation MFRYFLVFSLAILLLTEDVHAWRRIKKFLRKAAKVIKTAHTIHTVVKVAATVLGKRSTNDQVFSLNVCDFRSFDLDDDQRISEKELSTLIDITGFVDLDEFFEKLDVNKDDVVTIEEYNSSQIIKEACS, from the exons ATG TTTCGGTACTTCTTGGTTTTTTCATTGGCCATTTTACTGCTAACGGAAGATGTTCACGCCTGGAGAagaatcaaaaagtttttaagaaaaGCTGCAAAGGTTATTAAAACTGCCCATACTATTCATACTGTAGTGAAAGTCGCAGCAACGGTGTTAGGAAAAAGATCAACGAATGACCAG GTATTTAGTTTGAATGTTTGTGATTTCCGCTCATTCGATCTGGACGATGATCAGCGCATCAGTGAAAAAGAATTGTCAACACTGATTGATATTACTGGATTTGTAGATTTGGATGAGTTCTTTGAAAAACTGGATGTCAACAAAG ATGATGTCGTCACTATAGAAGAATACAACAGTTCCCAGATTATTAAGGAAGCGTGCAGCTGA
- the LOC128165980 gene encoding uncharacterized protein LOC128165980, producing the protein MEETIWKYILFSFIISSVSFKLIISIFLFILQFRYFLLFSLTFLLLTEDVNGGWRRRFRKFVRKAAKVAKTVATAHTVAKVAAGVVGKRSTDDEIIRVNVCDFYSFDLDGDQQISETELSTFIDMTGFEDLDGFFEKLDVNQDDVVTIEEYINSLLIKENCN; encoded by the exons ATGGAAGAAACCATA TGGaagtatattttgttttcctttattATATCTTCCGTGTcttttaaattgattatttctatttttttgttcattttgcaGTTTCGGTACTTCTTGCTTTTTTCATTGACCTTTTTACTGCTAACGGAAGATGTTAACGGCGgctggagaagaagatttagAAAGTTCGTTAGAAAAGCTGCAAAAGTTGCCAAAACTGTGGCCACCGCACACACAGTTGCAAAGGTCGCAGCAGGAGTGGTTGGAAAAAGATCTACAGACGACGAG ATTATTAGAGTGAATGTTTGTGATTTCTATTCATTCGATCTGGATGGTGATCAGCAAATCAGTGAAACAGAGTTGTCGACATTTATTGATATGACTGGATTTGAAGATTTAGATGGATTCTTTGAGAAATTGGATGTCAACCAAG ATGATGTCGTCACTATTGAAGAATACATCAACTCACTGTTGATAAAGGAAAACTGCAATTGA
- the LOC128165358 gene encoding uncharacterized protein LOC128165358, producing the protein MFRYFLLFSLTFLLLTEDVNGGWRRRFRKFVRKAAKVAKTVATVHTVAKVAGAVVGKRSTDDEIFSLNVCNFNSFDLDDDQKISETELSTLIDITGAEDLDEFFEKLDVNKDDAVTIQEYKSSQLIKEICI; encoded by the exons ATG TTTCGGTACTTCTTGCTATTTTCATTGACCTTTTTACTGCTAACGGAAGATGTTAACGGCGgctggagaagaagatttagAAAGTTCGTTAGAAAAGCTGCAAAAGTTGCCAAAACTGTGGCCACCGTACACACAGTTGCAAAGGTCGCAGGAGCAGTGGTTGGAAAAAGATCTACAGACGACGAG ATATTTAGTTTGAATGTTTGTAATTTCAACTCATTCGATCTGGACGATGATCAAAAAATCAGTGAAACAGAGTTGTCGACATTGATTGATATTACTGGAGCTGAAGATTTAGATGAATTCTTTGAAAAACTGGATGTCAACAAAG ATGATGCCGTCACTATTCAAGAATACAAAAGTTCACAGTTAATAAAGGAAATCTGCATCTAA